Proteins from one Ahaetulla prasina isolate Xishuangbanna chromosome 2, ASM2864084v1, whole genome shotgun sequence genomic window:
- the TDRD7 gene encoding tudor domain-containing protein 7 isoform X1 → MQEADLVAKMLRAVLQSHKTGVPFSYLQGEYKSLTGDWIPFKQLGYATLEGYLKSIPGVVRIEISKSGEVTCHAVVCQETARIAKLVACQRTSKKKSKRQVNCQMRLKNTTPLASIGKPKDTLRKPGFMSFSEEATRGTVPLLRGKGNHTVVNPTMNLSSYPLSPEFRTAIPNEVLIQGHVTMVNRPERRLVIPPRFQKELQVYLTRNVPLDINENVKEPRQLMQAVPPRNSNTDINEIQKRIKDIISRFKNGIWLSKIPHLYKEAYDEDFNTTLLAQFEYWPHVCVAEKISAGGQRDTILYPPGKMHHPGKGVSSQERKPPPPLLKQSVETKTATIHGDFKQNIAAILTKYSSGLWANALPKVYEDTYKAALPQNLLDNLDLLSDVCMVSYISEKPKKAILYAKPKEHPQIVIAENSTCKGEQKPAEHQSTKAKQDSQGDDFEHIPVPPLIIPEEISPSVLVVDLYSTNDVVVRYVGANYSGAQESMEEEMKDWYSRNASVLQIQSPKVGQVVAALAEEDAWLRAQIISTEGNRIKVCYVDYGFNEIIEKSRVYKLAKQFYRLPFQASKCKLAGLEAFDDDPILVKMVESQTCGKIFAVEILEKSDIPRIILYDTSGDDDININATCLKVLQDKSLELHLQVDAVYTDVRVTNVCSDGTLYCQVPSKGLTRLFEILQKLENYFNHRQATEYSISLPFCGMICLLNYKGKWARVEIISVHSSRTLDVRFMDTGTVASVKVLELREIPSIFLREIIAMPPQAIKCCLADLPLNIGMWTPDAVLWLRDTVLNCPDCSMKVVKLDNQIAHIYLFTPKNFPDPDRSINRQITSADLWKHQKDVFLSVSLSNLPGRSEIDSPMLSSLGPKQSSTDTVTHILESRKMETAGKMPPILPLVQSHEQMDVFVALACHPGYFILQSWKEMHKLEMLMEEMLLYYNTTEDGAVAVEKNKIYAAKVKNKWHRVLIKGLLANGLVTVYELDYGKHELISIQNIRPLVDMFRELPFQAITAQLAGIEWQQWSEEASIVFRNHVEQKPLVAQVETIIEGTNLWDRKAIVYLVDTTTEKDIWIHDIMNQL, encoded by the exons ATGCAGGAAGCAGATCTAGTAGCAAAAATGCTTCGAGCTGTTCTCCAATCTCATAAAACTGGAGTGCCCTTTTCCTATTTGCAAGGGGAATATAAATCTTTAACTGGAGATTGGATTCCTTTTAAGCAGCTGGGATATGCTACATTAGAGGGATATCTGAAGAGTATTCCTGGAGTTGTTAGAATTGAAATTAGCAAAAGTGGTGAG GTAACTTGCCATGCTGTTGTTTGCCAGGAGACTGCAAGAATTGCTAAGCTTGTAGCCTGCCAGAGAActtccaaaaaaaaatcaaaacggcAAGTGAATTGCCAGATGAGGCTGAAAAATACAACCCCCCTCGCCTCAATAG GCAAACCAAAGGACACGCTGAGAAAACCCGGATTCATGAGTTTTTCAGAAGAGGCTACGAGGGGTACAGTCCCACTGCTGAGAGGCAAGGGAAACCATACAGTTGTGAATCCTACTATGAACCTTTCATCATATCCTTTATCCCCTGAATTTAGGACGGCTATACCTAATGAAGTTTTGATACAAGGACATGTGACCATGGTGAACAG GCCTGAGAGAAGACTTGTGATTCCACCAAGGTTTCAAAAAGAGCTTCAAGTTTATTTGACAAGAAATGTGCCTTTGGACATCAACG AAAATGTAAAAGAACCAAGACAATTAATGCAAGCAGTGCCCCCTCGCAACTCAAATACTGATATAAATGAGATTCAGAAAAGAATAAAGGACATCATAAGTcgatttaaaaatggaatatgGTTATCGAAGATACCACACTTGTACAAAGAGGCATATGATGAAGACTTTAATACAACTTTGCTGGCACAATTTGAATACTGGCCACATGTTTGTGTG GCAGAGAAGATATCTGCCGGCGGCCAAAGAGATACAATTCTCTACCCTCCTGGGAAAATGCATCACCCAGGAAAGGGCGTTTCAAGCCAAGAAAGAAAGCCTCCGCCTCCTTTACTGAAACAGAGTGTGGAAACTAAAACTGCTACCATCCACGGAGACTTCAAGCAAAATATCGCAGCCATCTTGACAAAATATTCCAGTGGTCTTTGGGCTAATGCACTCCCAAAGGTATATGAAGACACATACAAAGCAGCCTTGCCTCAGAATCTTTTGGACAACCTTGACTTGCTTTCAGATGTATGTATGGTCAGTTACATTTCCGAAAAGCCAAAAAAGGCAATTCTCTATGCAAAGCCAAAAGAGCACCCACAGATTGTTATCGCTGAGAACTCCACATGCAAAGGCGAACAGAAACCAGCCGAGCACCAGTCTACTAAAGCAAAGCAGGACTCCCAGGGGGATGATTTTGAACACATTCCTGTACCTCCTTTAATTATCCCAGAAGAAATATCACCATCTGTGTTGGTAGTGGACCTATATTCTACAAATGACGTTGTTGTTAG GTATGTGGGCGCAAACTATTCTGGTGCCCAGGAATCCATGGAGGAAGAGATGAAAGATTGGTACAGCCGGAATGCCTCAGTTTTGCAAATCCAGTCTCCTAAAGTTGGACAAGTGGTTGCTGCACTTGCAGAAGAAGATGCTTGGCTGCGAGCACAGATTATTTCAACAGAGGGCAATAGAATAAAG GTATGCTACGTTGATTATGGTTTTAATGAAATCATTGAAAAATCCAGAGTGTACAAATTAGCCAAGCAGTTCTATAGATTGCCATTCCAGGCTTCCAAATGTAAACTAGCTG GTTTGGAGGCCTTTGATGATGATCCAATCTTGGTAAAAATGGTAGAATCTCAAACTTGTGGCAAGATATTTGCTGTTGAAATACTAGAAAAAAGTGACATTCCCCGTATTATTCTATATGACACGTCAGGAGATGATGATATCAACATTAATGCTACTTGTCTGAAGGTACTACAGGATAAATCActtgagcttcatcttcag GTAGATGCAGTGTATACAGATGTCCGGGTAACCAATGTTTGCTCAGATGGAACTTTATATTGCCAAGTGCCATCGAAGGGCCTGACCAGACTCTTTGAAATTTTGCAGAAACTGGAAAACTATTTCAACCACAGG CAGGCAACAGAATATTCGATATCGCTACCTTTTTGTGGCATGATCTGCTTGCTTAACTATAAAGGAAAATGGGCTAGAGTGGAG ATAATAAGTGTACACAGTAGCCGGACTCTTGATGTTCGATTTATGGATACCGGAACAGTGGCATCTGTAAAAGTGTTGGAGCTGAGAGAGATTCCCTCAATATTCCTGCGAGAAATCATTGCAATGCCACCTCAG GCAATAAAATGCTGCTTAGCTGATCTTCCACTGAATATTGGCATGTGGACCCCAGATGCTGTACTTTGGCTGAGAGATACCGTATTGAACTGTCCTGATTGCAGCATGAAG GTGGTTAAACTGGATAACCAAATTGCGCACATCTATCTGTTTACACCAAAGAATTTTCCTGACCCAGATCGCAGTATAAATAGGCAGATCACCAGTGCTGATTTGTGGAAGCATCAGAAGGATGTTTTTCTGAGTGTCTCTCTCAGTAATCTCCCTGGAAGAAGCGAAATCGATTCACCAATGCTGTCAAGCTTAGGGCCCAAGCAGAGCTCCACAGATACAGTTACTCATATTCTGGAATCCCGCAAGATGGAAACTGCAGGGAAAATGCCACCAATCCTGCCACTTGTCCAATCCCACGAACAGATGGATGTTTTTGTTGCGTTGGCATGCCACCCAGGTTACTTTATCCTCCAGTCCTGGAAAGAGATGCACAAGTTAGAAATGCTAATGGAAGAGATGCTTCTGTATTATAACACAACAGAAGACGGAGCTGTTGCTGTCGAAAAAAACAAAATCTATGCAGCTAAAGTGAAAAACAA ATGGCACAGAGTGTTAATAAAAGGATTGTTGGCAAATGGACTGGTGACAGTGTATGAGCTGGACTATGGTAAACATGAGCTGATTAGCATCCAAAATATAAGACCTCTTGTGGATATGTTTAGAGAGCTGCCATTTCAGGCCATAACAGCCCAACTTGCAG
- the TDRD7 gene encoding tudor domain-containing protein 7 isoform X2: MQEADLVAKMLRAVLQSHKTGVPFSYLQGEYKSLTGDWIPFKQLGYATLEGYLKSIPGVVRIEISKSGEVTCHAVVCQETARIAKLVACQRTSKKKSKRQVNCQMRLKNTTPLASIGKPKDTLRKPGFMSFSEEATRGTVPLLRGKGNHTVVNPTMNLSSYPLSPEFRTAIPNEVLIQGHVTMVNRPERRLVIPPRFQKELQVYLTRNVPLDINENVKEPRQLMQAVPPRNSNTDINEIQKRIKDIISRFKNGIWLSKIPHLYKEAYDEDFNTTLLAQFEYWPHVCVAEKISAGGQRDTILYPPGKMHHPGKGVSSQERKPPPPLLKQSVETKTATIHGDFKQNIAAILTKYSSGLWANALPKVYEDTYKAALPQNLLDNLDLLSDVCMVSYISEKPKKAILYAKPKEHPQIVIAENSTCKGEQKPAEHQSTKAKQDSQGDDFEHIPVPPLIIPEEISPSVLVVDLYSTNDVVVRYVGANYSGAQESMEEEMKDWYSRNASVLQIQSPKVGQVVAALAEEDAWLRAQIISTEGNRIKVCYVDYGFNEIIEKSRVYKLAKQFYRLPFQASKCKLAGLEAFDDDPILVKMVESQTCGKIFAVEILEKSDIPRIILYDTSGDDDININATCLKVLQDKSLELHLQVDAVYTDVRVTNVCSDGTLYCQVPSKGLTRLFEILQKLENYFNHRATEYSISLPFCGMICLLNYKGKWARVEIISVHSSRTLDVRFMDTGTVASVKVLELREIPSIFLREIIAMPPQAIKCCLADLPLNIGMWTPDAVLWLRDTVLNCPDCSMKVVKLDNQIAHIYLFTPKNFPDPDRSINRQITSADLWKHQKDVFLSVSLSNLPGRSEIDSPMLSSLGPKQSSTDTVTHILESRKMETAGKMPPILPLVQSHEQMDVFVALACHPGYFILQSWKEMHKLEMLMEEMLLYYNTTEDGAVAVEKNKIYAAKVKNKWHRVLIKGLLANGLVTVYELDYGKHELISIQNIRPLVDMFRELPFQAITAQLAGIEWQQWSEEASIVFRNHVEQKPLVAQVETIIEGTNLWDRKAIVYLVDTTTEKDIWIHDIMNQL; this comes from the exons ATGCAGGAAGCAGATCTAGTAGCAAAAATGCTTCGAGCTGTTCTCCAATCTCATAAAACTGGAGTGCCCTTTTCCTATTTGCAAGGGGAATATAAATCTTTAACTGGAGATTGGATTCCTTTTAAGCAGCTGGGATATGCTACATTAGAGGGATATCTGAAGAGTATTCCTGGAGTTGTTAGAATTGAAATTAGCAAAAGTGGTGAG GTAACTTGCCATGCTGTTGTTTGCCAGGAGACTGCAAGAATTGCTAAGCTTGTAGCCTGCCAGAGAActtccaaaaaaaaatcaaaacggcAAGTGAATTGCCAGATGAGGCTGAAAAATACAACCCCCCTCGCCTCAATAG GCAAACCAAAGGACACGCTGAGAAAACCCGGATTCATGAGTTTTTCAGAAGAGGCTACGAGGGGTACAGTCCCACTGCTGAGAGGCAAGGGAAACCATACAGTTGTGAATCCTACTATGAACCTTTCATCATATCCTTTATCCCCTGAATTTAGGACGGCTATACCTAATGAAGTTTTGATACAAGGACATGTGACCATGGTGAACAG GCCTGAGAGAAGACTTGTGATTCCACCAAGGTTTCAAAAAGAGCTTCAAGTTTATTTGACAAGAAATGTGCCTTTGGACATCAACG AAAATGTAAAAGAACCAAGACAATTAATGCAAGCAGTGCCCCCTCGCAACTCAAATACTGATATAAATGAGATTCAGAAAAGAATAAAGGACATCATAAGTcgatttaaaaatggaatatgGTTATCGAAGATACCACACTTGTACAAAGAGGCATATGATGAAGACTTTAATACAACTTTGCTGGCACAATTTGAATACTGGCCACATGTTTGTGTG GCAGAGAAGATATCTGCCGGCGGCCAAAGAGATACAATTCTCTACCCTCCTGGGAAAATGCATCACCCAGGAAAGGGCGTTTCAAGCCAAGAAAGAAAGCCTCCGCCTCCTTTACTGAAACAGAGTGTGGAAACTAAAACTGCTACCATCCACGGAGACTTCAAGCAAAATATCGCAGCCATCTTGACAAAATATTCCAGTGGTCTTTGGGCTAATGCACTCCCAAAGGTATATGAAGACACATACAAAGCAGCCTTGCCTCAGAATCTTTTGGACAACCTTGACTTGCTTTCAGATGTATGTATGGTCAGTTACATTTCCGAAAAGCCAAAAAAGGCAATTCTCTATGCAAAGCCAAAAGAGCACCCACAGATTGTTATCGCTGAGAACTCCACATGCAAAGGCGAACAGAAACCAGCCGAGCACCAGTCTACTAAAGCAAAGCAGGACTCCCAGGGGGATGATTTTGAACACATTCCTGTACCTCCTTTAATTATCCCAGAAGAAATATCACCATCTGTGTTGGTAGTGGACCTATATTCTACAAATGACGTTGTTGTTAG GTATGTGGGCGCAAACTATTCTGGTGCCCAGGAATCCATGGAGGAAGAGATGAAAGATTGGTACAGCCGGAATGCCTCAGTTTTGCAAATCCAGTCTCCTAAAGTTGGACAAGTGGTTGCTGCACTTGCAGAAGAAGATGCTTGGCTGCGAGCACAGATTATTTCAACAGAGGGCAATAGAATAAAG GTATGCTACGTTGATTATGGTTTTAATGAAATCATTGAAAAATCCAGAGTGTACAAATTAGCCAAGCAGTTCTATAGATTGCCATTCCAGGCTTCCAAATGTAAACTAGCTG GTTTGGAGGCCTTTGATGATGATCCAATCTTGGTAAAAATGGTAGAATCTCAAACTTGTGGCAAGATATTTGCTGTTGAAATACTAGAAAAAAGTGACATTCCCCGTATTATTCTATATGACACGTCAGGAGATGATGATATCAACATTAATGCTACTTGTCTGAAGGTACTACAGGATAAATCActtgagcttcatcttcag GTAGATGCAGTGTATACAGATGTCCGGGTAACCAATGTTTGCTCAGATGGAACTTTATATTGCCAAGTGCCATCGAAGGGCCTGACCAGACTCTTTGAAATTTTGCAGAAACTGGAAAACTATTTCAACCACAGG GCAACAGAATATTCGATATCGCTACCTTTTTGTGGCATGATCTGCTTGCTTAACTATAAAGGAAAATGGGCTAGAGTGGAG ATAATAAGTGTACACAGTAGCCGGACTCTTGATGTTCGATTTATGGATACCGGAACAGTGGCATCTGTAAAAGTGTTGGAGCTGAGAGAGATTCCCTCAATATTCCTGCGAGAAATCATTGCAATGCCACCTCAG GCAATAAAATGCTGCTTAGCTGATCTTCCACTGAATATTGGCATGTGGACCCCAGATGCTGTACTTTGGCTGAGAGATACCGTATTGAACTGTCCTGATTGCAGCATGAAG GTGGTTAAACTGGATAACCAAATTGCGCACATCTATCTGTTTACACCAAAGAATTTTCCTGACCCAGATCGCAGTATAAATAGGCAGATCACCAGTGCTGATTTGTGGAAGCATCAGAAGGATGTTTTTCTGAGTGTCTCTCTCAGTAATCTCCCTGGAAGAAGCGAAATCGATTCACCAATGCTGTCAAGCTTAGGGCCCAAGCAGAGCTCCACAGATACAGTTACTCATATTCTGGAATCCCGCAAGATGGAAACTGCAGGGAAAATGCCACCAATCCTGCCACTTGTCCAATCCCACGAACAGATGGATGTTTTTGTTGCGTTGGCATGCCACCCAGGTTACTTTATCCTCCAGTCCTGGAAAGAGATGCACAAGTTAGAAATGCTAATGGAAGAGATGCTTCTGTATTATAACACAACAGAAGACGGAGCTGTTGCTGTCGAAAAAAACAAAATCTATGCAGCTAAAGTGAAAAACAA ATGGCACAGAGTGTTAATAAAAGGATTGTTGGCAAATGGACTGGTGACAGTGTATGAGCTGGACTATGGTAAACATGAGCTGATTAGCATCCAAAATATAAGACCTCTTGTGGATATGTTTAGAGAGCTGCCATTTCAGGCCATAACAGCCCAACTTGCAG
- the TDRD7 gene encoding tudor domain-containing protein 7 isoform X3, which yields MSFSEEATRGTVPLLRGKGNHTVVNPTMNLSSYPLSPEFRTAIPNEVLIQGHVTMVNRPERRLVIPPRFQKELQVYLTRNVPLDINENVKEPRQLMQAVPPRNSNTDINEIQKRIKDIISRFKNGIWLSKIPHLYKEAYDEDFNTTLLAQFEYWPHVCVAEKISAGGQRDTILYPPGKMHHPGKGVSSQERKPPPPLLKQSVETKTATIHGDFKQNIAAILTKYSSGLWANALPKVYEDTYKAALPQNLLDNLDLLSDVCMVSYISEKPKKAILYAKPKEHPQIVIAENSTCKGEQKPAEHQSTKAKQDSQGDDFEHIPVPPLIIPEEISPSVLVVDLYSTNDVVVRYVGANYSGAQESMEEEMKDWYSRNASVLQIQSPKVGQVVAALAEEDAWLRAQIISTEGNRIKVCYVDYGFNEIIEKSRVYKLAKQFYRLPFQASKCKLAGLEAFDDDPILVKMVESQTCGKIFAVEILEKSDIPRIILYDTSGDDDININATCLKVLQDKSLELHLQVDAVYTDVRVTNVCSDGTLYCQVPSKGLTRLFEILQKLENYFNHRQATEYSISLPFCGMICLLNYKGKWARVEIISVHSSRTLDVRFMDTGTVASVKVLELREIPSIFLREIIAMPPQAIKCCLADLPLNIGMWTPDAVLWLRDTVLNCPDCSMKVVKLDNQIAHIYLFTPKNFPDPDRSINRQITSADLWKHQKDVFLSVSLSNLPGRSEIDSPMLSSLGPKQSSTDTVTHILESRKMETAGKMPPILPLVQSHEQMDVFVALACHPGYFILQSWKEMHKLEMLMEEMLLYYNTTEDGAVAVEKNKIYAAKVKNKWHRVLIKGLLANGLVTVYELDYGKHELISIQNIRPLVDMFRELPFQAITAQLAGIEWQQWSEEASIVFRNHVEQKPLVAQVETIIEGTNLWDRKAIVYLVDTTTEKDIWIHDIMNQL from the exons ATGAGTTTTTCAGAAGAGGCTACGAGGGGTACAGTCCCACTGCTGAGAGGCAAGGGAAACCATACAGTTGTGAATCCTACTATGAACCTTTCATCATATCCTTTATCCCCTGAATTTAGGACGGCTATACCTAATGAAGTTTTGATACAAGGACATGTGACCATGGTGAACAG GCCTGAGAGAAGACTTGTGATTCCACCAAGGTTTCAAAAAGAGCTTCAAGTTTATTTGACAAGAAATGTGCCTTTGGACATCAACG AAAATGTAAAAGAACCAAGACAATTAATGCAAGCAGTGCCCCCTCGCAACTCAAATACTGATATAAATGAGATTCAGAAAAGAATAAAGGACATCATAAGTcgatttaaaaatggaatatgGTTATCGAAGATACCACACTTGTACAAAGAGGCATATGATGAAGACTTTAATACAACTTTGCTGGCACAATTTGAATACTGGCCACATGTTTGTGTG GCAGAGAAGATATCTGCCGGCGGCCAAAGAGATACAATTCTCTACCCTCCTGGGAAAATGCATCACCCAGGAAAGGGCGTTTCAAGCCAAGAAAGAAAGCCTCCGCCTCCTTTACTGAAACAGAGTGTGGAAACTAAAACTGCTACCATCCACGGAGACTTCAAGCAAAATATCGCAGCCATCTTGACAAAATATTCCAGTGGTCTTTGGGCTAATGCACTCCCAAAGGTATATGAAGACACATACAAAGCAGCCTTGCCTCAGAATCTTTTGGACAACCTTGACTTGCTTTCAGATGTATGTATGGTCAGTTACATTTCCGAAAAGCCAAAAAAGGCAATTCTCTATGCAAAGCCAAAAGAGCACCCACAGATTGTTATCGCTGAGAACTCCACATGCAAAGGCGAACAGAAACCAGCCGAGCACCAGTCTACTAAAGCAAAGCAGGACTCCCAGGGGGATGATTTTGAACACATTCCTGTACCTCCTTTAATTATCCCAGAAGAAATATCACCATCTGTGTTGGTAGTGGACCTATATTCTACAAATGACGTTGTTGTTAG GTATGTGGGCGCAAACTATTCTGGTGCCCAGGAATCCATGGAGGAAGAGATGAAAGATTGGTACAGCCGGAATGCCTCAGTTTTGCAAATCCAGTCTCCTAAAGTTGGACAAGTGGTTGCTGCACTTGCAGAAGAAGATGCTTGGCTGCGAGCACAGATTATTTCAACAGAGGGCAATAGAATAAAG GTATGCTACGTTGATTATGGTTTTAATGAAATCATTGAAAAATCCAGAGTGTACAAATTAGCCAAGCAGTTCTATAGATTGCCATTCCAGGCTTCCAAATGTAAACTAGCTG GTTTGGAGGCCTTTGATGATGATCCAATCTTGGTAAAAATGGTAGAATCTCAAACTTGTGGCAAGATATTTGCTGTTGAAATACTAGAAAAAAGTGACATTCCCCGTATTATTCTATATGACACGTCAGGAGATGATGATATCAACATTAATGCTACTTGTCTGAAGGTACTACAGGATAAATCActtgagcttcatcttcag GTAGATGCAGTGTATACAGATGTCCGGGTAACCAATGTTTGCTCAGATGGAACTTTATATTGCCAAGTGCCATCGAAGGGCCTGACCAGACTCTTTGAAATTTTGCAGAAACTGGAAAACTATTTCAACCACAGG CAGGCAACAGAATATTCGATATCGCTACCTTTTTGTGGCATGATCTGCTTGCTTAACTATAAAGGAAAATGGGCTAGAGTGGAG ATAATAAGTGTACACAGTAGCCGGACTCTTGATGTTCGATTTATGGATACCGGAACAGTGGCATCTGTAAAAGTGTTGGAGCTGAGAGAGATTCCCTCAATATTCCTGCGAGAAATCATTGCAATGCCACCTCAG GCAATAAAATGCTGCTTAGCTGATCTTCCACTGAATATTGGCATGTGGACCCCAGATGCTGTACTTTGGCTGAGAGATACCGTATTGAACTGTCCTGATTGCAGCATGAAG GTGGTTAAACTGGATAACCAAATTGCGCACATCTATCTGTTTACACCAAAGAATTTTCCTGACCCAGATCGCAGTATAAATAGGCAGATCACCAGTGCTGATTTGTGGAAGCATCAGAAGGATGTTTTTCTGAGTGTCTCTCTCAGTAATCTCCCTGGAAGAAGCGAAATCGATTCACCAATGCTGTCAAGCTTAGGGCCCAAGCAGAGCTCCACAGATACAGTTACTCATATTCTGGAATCCCGCAAGATGGAAACTGCAGGGAAAATGCCACCAATCCTGCCACTTGTCCAATCCCACGAACAGATGGATGTTTTTGTTGCGTTGGCATGCCACCCAGGTTACTTTATCCTCCAGTCCTGGAAAGAGATGCACAAGTTAGAAATGCTAATGGAAGAGATGCTTCTGTATTATAACACAACAGAAGACGGAGCTGTTGCTGTCGAAAAAAACAAAATCTATGCAGCTAAAGTGAAAAACAA ATGGCACAGAGTGTTAATAAAAGGATTGTTGGCAAATGGACTGGTGACAGTGTATGAGCTGGACTATGGTAAACATGAGCTGATTAGCATCCAAAATATAAGACCTCTTGTGGATATGTTTAGAGAGCTGCCATTTCAGGCCATAACAGCCCAACTTGCAG